One window from the genome of Salvia splendens isolate huo1 chromosome 9, SspV2, whole genome shotgun sequence encodes:
- the LOC121748034 gene encoding SH3 domain-containing protein 2-like, translating into MEAIRKQASRLREQVARQQQAVLKQFGAYGGSDNVMPDDAEFQQHQKLEKLYISTRAAKHFQRDIVRGVEGYIVTGSKQVEIGTKLSEDSRKYGVENTCTSGSTLSKAASNFARTRAQMEKERGNLLKALGTQVAEPLRAMVLGAPLEDARHLAQRYDRMRQEAEAQAVEVARRQAKLREGNAHPDMAFKLEAAESKLQDLKSNVATLGKEAAAAMAAVEAQQQRLTLQRLIAMVEAERAYHQRVLQILDMLEGEMMSERQRIESAPAPAPAPAPAPSPSPSPSPSPAAAAIPSVDSMPAPPAYEEVNSLPTSPVQDGSTDAMGYFLGEVMYPYHAESDVELTLSVGDYLVIRKVSNNGWAEGECKGRAGWFPFGYIERRERVLASKFAEVF; encoded by the exons ATGGAAGCCATCAGAAAACAAGCGTCCAGACTCCGAGAGCAGGTCGCCAGGCAACAGCAG GCTGTTTTGAAGCAGTTTGGTGCCTATGGTGGTTCAGATAATGTCATGCCTGATGATGCAGAGTTCCAGCAGCACCAAAAGCTTGAAAAGCTATACATATCCACTCGAGCTGCCAAG CATTTCCAGAGAGACATTGTTCGTGGTGTCGAAGGTTATATAGTAACAGGGTCCAAACAAGTCGAGATAG GAACAAAATTGTCAGAAGATAGCAGGAAATATGGTGTTGAAAATACATGTACCAGTGGGAGTACGCTCTCAAAAGCTGCATCAAATTTTGCACGAACTCGTGCTCAAATGGAGAAAGAACGCGGAAATCTGTTGAAGGCCTTAGGCACACAG GTGGCAGAACCATTGAGAGCTATGGTTCTCGGAGCTCCATTGGAGGACGCTCGTCATCTAGCACAAAGATATGACAGGATGCGGCAAGAGGCTGAAGCTCAG GCTGTTGAAGTTGCAAGAAGACAAGCCAAATTAAGGGAAGGAAATGCCCATCCTGACATGGCTTTTAAACTTGAGGCAGCCGAGTCTAAATTGCAAGATCTGAAGTCAAATGTCGCCACTCTGGGGAAAGAGGCTGCTGCTGCTATGGCTGCCGTAGAAGCTCAACAACAAAGGTTGACACTGCAACGACTAATTGCTATG GTTGAAGCTGAACGAGCCTACCATCAGCGTGTTCTTCAAATACTTGATATGCTAGAAGGCGAA ATGATGTCTGAGCGCCAAAGGATTGAATCTGCTCCTGCTCCTGCTCCTGCTCCTGCTCCTGCACCTTCACCTTCACCTTCACCTTCACCTTCACCTGCTGCTGCTGCAATTCCAAGCGTGGACAGTATGCCTGCACCTCCAGCATATGAAGAAGTAAATAGCCTGCCTACCTCACCGGTACAGGATGGATCGACCGATGCTATGGGTTACTTTCTTGGGGAG GTCATGTATCCTTACCATGCTGAATCTGATGTGGAACTTACTCTGTCAGTTGGAGACTATCTCGTCATTCGGAAG GTTTCAAACAACGGCTGGGCTGAGGGTGAGTGCAAAGGCAGAGCCGGTTGGTTCCCATTCGGCTATATCGAGAGGCGTGAGCGTGTTCTTGCCAGCAAGTTTGCAGAAGTTTTTTGA